The Urbifossiella limnaea nucleotide sequence GCTGGCCGACCTGGTCGCGCCACTCGCGCATCCAGTTGCACCCGACGGCCGGGCACAGGAGGGCCGCGGCGACGAGGAGCCGGAGGTCGCGCACGCACATGGGCCGCTCTCCTGTCACTGCCACCCGAGTACCCGGAACACTTCGGCCTGCACGGCGGCGACCTGCGCGTCGGTCAGGTGCGGGTCGGCCACGTGGTGGACGGCGCCGCCGCGGGCGTCGCGGACGACCACCACGTCGCCCCCGGCCGCGTCGCGGACCGCGTCCTCGAACTTGAACCGCTTCCGCCGCATCAGCAGCAGCGCCGCCACGTACCGGAAGTTCAGCCCGTCCGGGTCGGCGGTGCCGGCCAGGCGGTCGAAGGCGTCCACGAGCACGTCGTCGTTCACCACCGGCTTCCGCGGCTTGTCGGCCGCGGCCGGCACCTTCCCCGCCCAGTAGGCCACGACCCCGGCGGGCGGCCCGGCCCAGGCGTCGGCGGCGGTGTCGGTGCGGACCAGCTTGCCGGCGTCCTCGCGGAGCACGGCGTAGAACCGGTCGCCGGGCTTCAGCTCGCGGCCGGTCGCGGCACACGTCCGGGCCGGCCCCTGGATGTCGTACTCGGTCATCGCCCGTTCCATCGTACTCCGCGACTCCGGCCTGTAGCCGCGCCCACCCGCGTCAGCGCGGCGGGGCAGTGGGCCGGGCGGGTGAAGCTGTAGCGGTCGGGGGGGACAGGACGGCGTCCACCTGCTCCCGCACCAGGTACCCCGTCTCGGCCCCGACGCCGGCGAACACCCACCGCACCACCCCGTCGCGGTCCACCACCACGAACCGCGGGAACGTCTCCACCCCGTACAGGTCCGCCGCCGAGGAGCCGTCGTGAACCGGGACCGTCAGCCGCCGCCGGGCCACGTCCTTGGCCGCGAGCGCGGGGTCGGCGAAGACCGCCAGCGGGGCCACGGCCACCCGGCCGGGCTCGCGCTTGGCCAGCGCGTCGGCCACGCACAGCGACAGCTCCGCCGTCTCCTGGCCGGGCATGAAGAAGACCAGCACGACCGCCTTGCCGCGGTGCGCCGCCAGGCGGAAGTCGCCGGCGCGGAAGTCGGGCGCCGGCCGGCCCACCTCGGCCCGCGGCACGGGCGCCACGGCCGCGGCGGGAACCAGCACCGGCGCCGGCAGCGCCTCGCCGCGGCGGGCGGCGTCGAGCCGGCGGCGGACGGTCTGCGCCGCCTCGCGGTACGGCGTGCCGGGGGCGGTGTCCTTCAGGAACTCGTCGAGCCGCGCGAGCCGCGCGGCGAACGGCTGCGGCCCGAGCCGCACCGCCTCGCGCATCAGCGGCTCGGCCTCGGCGCCCATCGCGTAGGCCGTTTCGACCTCGGCCCGGTAGCGGGCGAACGTCGGCCCCTGCAGCCGGGTGTGCGTCCGCAGTTCGTACTGCGTTTCGACGCGGATCGCGTCCGCGGGGTTGAGCCCGTCGCGGTGGCGGACCACGCGGTGAACGCGGCGCGCCGAGCCGTCGGCGGTCGAGGCCCACACGGTCTCCGTGCGCTCCCACGCGGTGACGGCGCCCTCCGGCCGGTCCCACGTCGCCGACTTCTGCACGCCGCGCAGCTCGACGCAGCGCTCGTTGCTGACGAACTTGACCTGGCCGGTCTGCCAGCTGATGTCGGGCCGGCCGTGCTCCGCGGTGGTCCAGGTGTCGGCCCGGCCGCGCGGCGGGAAGGCGCCGAGCTCGACGGGGGCAAAGGCGTCGAGCGGCGGCGGCGGCAGGGCGCGGCCGGGCGTGTCCGGCGCGAACCGCAGCGGCGCCGGGCCGGTCGGCAGGAGCAGGTGCGTGGTGCCGTCCTCGTGGATGCGCACGAGGTCGAGGCGGGCGACGGGCGGGTTGCGGTCGTCGCCGCGGAGCAGCGTGAGGACGGCGGCGTCGGCCCGGCCGGGGAGCTTTTCCAGCACCAGGACGCGGACTTCGAGCTCGTGCTCGCGGCGGAAGCGGGTGCCGGGCCGGTCGATGCTCTCGCGGACGGTGCCGGCGTAGACGTACTCGGCGCCGCGCTCCAGGGCGGGGCCGGGGGCGGCGGGGGCGAGCAGCGACAGCGAAAACAGTCCGGCGAACACGGGCGCCTCCGGCGGGCGGCACGGTATACCGCGCCGGCCGGCGGACGCAACCGCAGTCGGGAGGTGGGTAAGCGGGGCAGGCTGGAGCCCGCCGGCGGTCAGCGGAAGGCAACCGCCGCCAGCCGCCGCAGCTCGGCGGCCACGTCCGCGCCCTCGTAGAAGGACAGCCACCCGCGCACCGCCCGCGCCTCGCCCGGCGGGCAGTCTTCGACCACCGGGTCGGCGTGGACGCACGGGCACGGCGGGTTCCCCCACGCCCGCCCGCACCGCTCCCAGCCGGTGACGACCCAGCGCCGCCCGGTCGCGTCGCGGCACGCGGCGAACGGCGCGGCCAGCACCTTGTTCTCGTTCGTCCGCGCGTCGAAGCCGGTGAGCCCGGCGAGCATCACGCACATCTGCACCCGCAACCCCGTCAGCTTCTCCGCCGACCCGTTCGCCACGCGAAACGTCATCCGCACGCCGTCCGCGCCCGGCGCCACCGTCGCGGTCAGCGTCACCTTGTTGGGGAACGTGCGCTCCAGTGACAGGCTGCCGTCACGGCCGCGCGTCCACTCCAGCGGCGGCAGCGTCACGGTCCGCCGGTCCCAGGTGGTCGGGATGTGGGTGTGGGCGAGGTACAGCAGCTCGGGCCGCTTCGGCTCCGGCTCGAACCACACGGCCTCGGGCACGTCGGCGACCGCGTACCCGCCGCCGGGCCACGGCGCGAAGACGCTCGCCTTCGCCTCGCGCTGCGGCCGGATGGCCCCGTCGCGGAAGCCGATTCGGGGGTGCCGCCCGCCGGGGTACGGCAGCACGAGCAGCCGGTCGCCCGCCTTCCGCTCCGGCGCCGGGCCGAGCTTCAGCCGCGCCGCCGCGGCCGTCACCTCGTCGGCGGTCAGGCCGAGTGCGGCACCCGCCTCGGCCGGGGTGAAGCGGTGGTGCGTCAGCGCGTTGTCCAGCCAGTACCGCAGGTCGGCGTCGTCCTTCGCGGGGCGGGCGTTGCCGCCGTCGGCCTTCCGCTCCAGCAGCCGCTTGCGGTCCTCGATCACGCCGAACGGGTCGGTCGGCGTCACGCCCGCGTCCACGTAGCGGGCCAGGTCGCGCATCGCGATCACGGTGTACCGCTCGTCCGCGAGGTGCTTCAGGAACGCCTCGAACGTGTCGGCCTTCGTGCTGACCCAGTCGTGCGCCGTGTCCGGGACGCCGTGGAATTGCAGCACGGCGATCTTGCCGCCGCGGGCCTGCGACACCGCCGCCTTCAGGTCGTCGAGCGTCCAGTGCGGGCGGGCGTCGCCGGCGGTCGGCACCAGCAGCGGGTGGTCGAGGCCCGGCTCGTAGGCGAAGCCGCGGCCGTCCTTGTACGGGTGCTCGGGGCTGCCGCCGCGGCGCGCGAAGCGGATGCCGTGCTCCTTCAGCACCGCCAGCGCGTCGCGGCTGATCGCGTTGCCGGGGTACGCGAAGCTGACCGGCTTCGGGATGCCGTGCTTCTCGCACAAGGCGTCGATGCCGCGGAGCTGGGCCGGCAGGTCGCGCAGCGTCTTGTCGGTGACGGACGTGTGCCCGAGGGTGTGGTTGCCGACCTCGAAGCCGTCCGTGTGCAGCCGGGCCATCTCGGGCCAGCTCATGTAGTCGCGGGTGTTCGTGGCCGCGTCCCACCCCTGGGTGACGAAGAACGTCGCGCCGAAGCGGTGCTTTTGCAGCAGCGGCCGGGCCACGGTGAAGTGCGACTTGCTGGCGTCGTCGAAGGTGAGGACGACGAGGCGGTCGGGGATCGGCTCCAGGGCGCGGGCCGGGGCGGCGAGCGCGAGGAGTGCCAGGAGGGATCGGGTCACGGCGGCACCGGCCTACTTCTTGGGGTGGGCGGGGAGCTTGAAGTCGCTCTTGTCCGGGTGCTCGCTCTTCTCGCCGACGAGCACGCGGTACGGCGGGGCCGGGAGGCCGTCGATCTTCAGCTTGAAGGTGAGCGTCTTGGCGGTGGTCGCGGCCCGGAACACGGCCTCGTCGGTGGCGCCGTACGTCTTGAACTCGAAGTCGAAGCCCTTGCCGTCGGCCGTGGCCTTGAGCGTGTCGGCGACCCTGCCCCGGGCCTCCAGCTTGCCGGGCTCGACGGTCAGCTTGCCGTCGCAGCGGACGGTGCCGCTGAAGACCATGAGCACGTCCTTCTTGCCGGTGCTGTTCTCGGTGCTGCTGCGGAGGTGCCACTTGCCGTCGGCGTGCCAGATGCGGAACGCCCCGACGCCGCCGCGGGCGTCCTCCTTGGGGAAGCCGAACGGGTAGGGGTCGGCGGCGCTCGACCCGGCGGCGCACACGAGGCAACAGGCGGCGACGGTGGCGAAGACGTGACGCATGAGGGTATCGGACCACGCGGCGGCGGCGCCGGCAAGCGAAAAGCGCGGCGGCGCCGCCGCGTCACCGCTTCCGCGGGGTGAGGAACTGGGTCAGGTCGAGGCCGTCCTTCCCCAGATAAGCGTCGAGCGGCTCGACGCGGCCGCCGCGGGCGCGGACGCCGGCCAGCGCCTTCGTCATCTCCGCCCACCAGATCACGGATAGCGCGTCCGGGTCGCGGGCCTTCAGCGTGCGGTACGCGGCCAGCTGCGCCAGGAAGTCGTCGGCGTCGGCGCGGGCCTGCCGCACCTGCCCGTCGCGGAACACGAGCGCTTCCTGCTCGAACTTGTACTTCAGCGCGTCGGCCTGCCGCCGCCGCTGCTCGGCCTCCTGCCGGGCCTGGAACTCCTTCGTGCGGATGCCGGTCTGGGCCTGCGTCACCCGCTCGAAGTCCACCCGCACCTCGTCCGGCGGCGCCAGCCCGGCCACGCTGACGCGCTGCACCCGCACGCCGAGCCGCAGCCGGTCCACGCGCCCCGGCAGCCGCGCCATCACCCACGCGGGAAGCTCCGCGCTGCCGGTCAGTAGCGCCTCATCGACGCCGCGGCCGGCCGCCCACTCGGCCGCCGCCGCCTCCGCCTCGCGGGCCAGCTCCGCGTCCACGCGGTCCTGGTGGATGACGTAGTCGTCCAGGTCCTGGTCCGTCTCGCTGATGGCGTAGTCGACGACGAGGCTGACGTTGACGAGGTTCTGGTCGCCGGTGAGGAATTGCCCGGCGTCGGGTGCCTCGGAGGTGGCCCCGGCCTTCACCTGCCGCGCCGTGCGGACGGGGACGCGGTCCACGCGGTCGATCCCCCACGGCAGGCCGACCCACAGGCCGGGGTGCGGGCGGGCGACGACCTGCCCGAAGCGGCGGACGACGGCGCGCTCCTCCGGCCGCACCTGGGCGAGGCCGGTGAGGAGGTACGCGCCGAGCGCGAGCGCCAGCAGCAGGCGGGGGCGACGCATGGCGTCACGGGTACGGATTCGCCCGCGCCCGGCCACCGGTCCGGTGCCTTCACCCCGAAGGGGTGACAGCCCTCAGCCCAGGGCAAGGGTGCGCAGCACCCGCCGCCTTGGGTACGGGGTGCGAATGGCCGTGCAGGCTGAAGGCCTGCGAGCCGGCTCGCAGGCCTTCAGCCTGCGGGGGTGGTTTGCGGCGCGGACCCAGGGCGGCGGTCGCTGACGCTCCCTTGCCCTGGGCTGAGGGCTCCCAGGCCTTCGGCCTGAAACCGAGACCCGGCCACGGTTGCACCCCCGCCCGCGGTCGGCGATGATGCCCGCATGCGCCACCTCACCCTCGCCGCGCTCGCGCTCCTGGCCGCCGCCCCCGCCGCCGGCGCCCAGCCGCTCGACCGCCTGAAGTACAACCACCCCGGCCTCGTCACCGACCTCGGCGTCGGCCTCTGGGCGTGGCCGCTGCCGATGGACTTCGACGGCGACGGCGACCTCGACCTGGTCGTGAACTGCCCCGACAAGCCGTCGAACGGCGTGTACGTGTTCGAGAACCCGGGCGGCACCTTCCCCGTGTTCAAGCCCGGCAAGCGCATCAGCAAGGGCTTGCAGAACGTGCTCGTCAGCCACGTCGGCGGCGTGGCACGGGTGCTGTCGCCGGGCGTCGAGTACCCCGACTTCAAGAAGACCGGCCTCGACAAGGGCGTGAAGCTGCCGGCGGCCGCGAACCCGCACCCGAACAAGGTCCGCGGCAACTTCTGGCGCTACGCCGACCACGACGGCGACGGCGCCCTCGACCTCGTCATCGGCTCCGACGACTGGACCGACTACGGCTGGGACAACGGCTACGACGCCACCGGGAAGTGGACGCGCGGCCCGCTCCGCGGCTTCGTCTACGTCCGCCGCAACACCGGCACCACCGCCGCGCCGGTCTACGCCGAGCCCGCCAAACTCATGGCCGGCGACCGGCCCGTCGAGACGTTCGGCTGGCCGTGCCCCAACCTCGCCGACTTCGACGGCGACGGCGACCTGGACTTGCTGTGCGGCGAGTTCCTCGACGGGTTCACGTACTTCGAGAACGTCGGCACCCGCCGCGAGCCGCGCTACGCCCCCGGCCGGCGCCTCACGACGCACGCCGGCGCGCCGCTGACGATGGACCTGCAAATGATCACGCCGACCGCCCTCGACTGGGACGGCGACGGCGACGCGGACCTGATCGTCGGCGACGAGGACGGCCGCGTCGCCTGGATCGAGAACACCGGCCGCGTCCGGGACGGCCTGCCGGTGTTCCTGCCGCCGCGCTACTTCCGCCAGGAGGCCGACGAGGTGAAGGTCGGCGCCCTCGCCGCGCCGGCCGCGGTCGACTGGGACGGCGACGGCGACACCGACCTGATCGTCGGCAACACCGCGGGCTACCTCGAATTCCTGGAGAACCTGAGCGGCCCCGGGGTGGAGCGGCCGCGCTGGGCGGTGCCGCGCCGGCTCGACGCCGCGGGCCAGGTGGTGCGCATCCAGGCCGGCCCGAACGGCTCCATCCAGGGGCCGTGCGAGGCGAAGTGGGGCTACACCACGCTCACCGCCGCCGACTGGGACGCCGACGGCCTGCCCGACCTGGTCGTGAATTCGATCTGGGGTCGCGTCGTGTGGTATCGCAACGTCGGCACCCGCCGCGCGCCGAAGCTCGCGGCCGCGGAGCCGATCGAGGTGGCGTGGCGGGCGCCGCAGCCGACGCTGGCGTGGGGCTGGCTCCGCCCGCGCGGCGACGAACTGCTGACGCAGTGGCGCACCACGCCCGTGGCCGTGGACTGGAACCGCGACGGGCTCGTCGATCTGGTGATGCTCGACCACGAGGGCTATCTGGCGTTCTTCGAGCGGGCGCGCCGCGACGGCCGGCTCGTGCTGCTGCCGCCGGTGCGGGCGCTGTGCGACGCCGCCGGCGAACCGCTGCGGCTGACGACCGGCACCGCGGGCCGGAGCGGCCGGCGCAAGCTGTGCGTCGTCGATTGGGACGGCGACGGCAAGCTCGACGTGCTGGCGAACGGCGCGAACGCGCGGCTGTACCGGCAGGTGCGGGCCGAGCCGGGGCGCTGGTTGTTCGAGGACAAGGGCGACGTGGCGGAGCGGAACATCGAGGGGCACGACACGCACCCCGCGGCGGTGGACTTCGACGGTAACGGCGTTCCGGACCTGGTGATCGGCGCCGAGGACGGCCGCCTGTACTACCTCCGCAACCCGCGGACGCCGGCGGTGCCGTAGACGGAGCCTCACATCGCCCGGCGTGAACGACGCAGGGCTTGGCACATCCTGGAGTTGCGTCCGAAGACGACCCGCGGCTTCGATCCAATACTCATTTGTGGCATGGACTCAATTCGTGCCGCGACCCCCCGGGGGGGTCGGTGACACACAATGATCGCGGCCCGAGTGTCGGCCCGCGTACCCGGAACGTAACGGCCGCCGCGGCGCGGTTGCACCCCTTGCCCGCCCGGCGGATAATGACCGCAACTGGCCGGGCGAGCGCGCCTCCCCGGCCGGGCAATCATGGGTGACGGTCGAACCCCAGGAGGCCATCCGATGTTCCGCCTGTTCCGCCCCGCGGCCGCCGCAGTCGCGCTGCTGACGCTGAGCGGCGCCGCGCTCGCCCGCCAGGACGACGCCAAGAAGGCCGACGACCCGCCGCCGCGGTTCGACCCCAAGGAGGTCCGCGTCGGCCCGCCGCCGGAACTGGCGGCGCTCCGCGAGGCGGTCGAGTCCGCGGCCAAGAAGGGCGAGAACGTGGACGACGTGCGGGCCAAGCTGGAGGCGCTGGAAAAGGCGCTCGCCGGCAAGGCGTGGGTCCGCCCGCGCGAGGGCGACGCCCCCGTTCCCCCGCGCGCCGAGCCGCGGGCGGACCCGCGGCCGGACGTGCCGCGCGTGGCGCCGCCGGTCCGCCGCGACGGCGAGGCGCGGCCGGTGCCCGTGGTGCCGCGGCCCGACTTCCCGCGCCGCGGCGTCGGCGACCCCGACCTGGACGCCGTCCTGCGCGGGCAGGCGCTGCTGCTCAAGGCGGCGCAGCTGATGGCCGAAGACCCGAACAACCCCGAGCGGGCCGAGGCGCTGCGGCGGCAGGCGACCGAGCTGATGCGGCAGGCGCTGAACGACGGCCGCGGCGGGCCGCAGATTCCGCCGCAACTGTTCGAGCTGGCCTTCCCGCCGGTGCCCGGCGCCCGCGGCGGCAACGGCCGGCTCGGCGTCCGCGTCGAGCGGCTGGCCCCCGGCGTGGCCGAGGACCTGAACGTCCCGGCCGGCCGCGGCGTGATGGCCGCCGAGGTGCTGCCGAACACCCCCGCCGCGAAGGCCGGCGTGAAGGCCAACGACGTGATCGTCGAGTTCGCCGGCCAGCCGGTGACCGACGACCCGAGCGCGTTCGTGGCGCAGGTGCAGCGGGCGAAGGCCGGCGCGCCGCACGAGCTGGCGGTGATGCGCGACGGCAAGCGCGTGGCGGTCCGCGGCGTGGTGCTGCCGGCGGCCGACGGCGGTCTGATGGCCGACCGCGACAAGCTGTTCCGCGAGCTGGCCCCGATCGTCGGCCCCGACGGCCGGCCGCTGGTGGACGCCGCCCGCGAGCGGGCGCGGGACGGGGTCCGGTCCAGCGGCGTGACGGTCGAGGTGCGCGACGGCGAGGCGACGGTGACCGGCGAGGAGAACGGCGTGCGGTTCAACATCGTGGGCACGGTGGGCGCCGCGGGCCTGTCGCCGACGAAGATCGAGGTGACGGAGAACGGCCGGACGGTGTCGGCGGAGACGGTGGACGGCCTGCCCGAGCAGTACCGCGAGCGGGCGCGCCAGCTGCTGGGCCGCGTCCGCGCCGGCGGGCGGTGACCCCTGCCGCCGCTTGCGGCGGAACTTGCCGCACCCCGCGGCGCGGGATACACTTCCCCACCATGACGACGCCCCGCCACCACCGGCCCGCGCCGACCGCCCCCGCGGTCCTCGCCGTCGTCGTCGCAGTCGCAGCCGCAGCCCCGAGCTGACTCCGGCCCCGACCCGCGTTCGCACCCGAACCACCGTCGGCCCCGGAGTCACTCTCCGGGGCCGTTTTCGTTTCTCTCGAAGGACCCCGCCATGCCGCCGCTGCCGCTGTCCGACCGCTCCGGCCGGACCACCGACTCGCCGATCACCTTCTTCATCCAGAAGGCGCTCGAGACGCCCGGCCTCATCTCGCTGGCCGCCGGGCTCGTGGACGAGGGGTCGCTGCCGACCGCCGACGTGGCCGCCGCCGTCGCCGCCATCATGGCCGACCCCGCCGCCGGCCGCGCCGCGCTGCAGTACGGCTCCACCCAGGGGCTGCCGTCGCTGCGCGAGAAGGTGCTGCGCCACGTCTGCGCCGCCGACGGCGTCACGCCCGGTGACATCGGCCTGTCACCCGACGACGTGGTGCTCACTACCGGCTCGCAGCAGTTGCTGTACCTCCTCGGCGAGGCGCTGTTCGACCCGGGCGACATCGTGCTGGCCGAGGCGCCGTCGTACTTCGTCTACCACGGCGTGTTGCAGAGCCACGGCGTGCGCGTCGTGCCGGTCCCGATGGACGACGGCGGCCTGGACGTGGCCGCGCTCGACGCCAAACTCGCCGACCTGAAGCGCCGCGGCGAGCTGGGCCGCGTCAAGCTCGTGTACACGGTCGATTACTTCCAGAACCCCACCGGCCTGACGCTCGCCGCCGACCGCCGGCCGAAACTCGTCGAGGTGGTGAAGAAGTACAGCACGGAGCACCGCATCCTGATCCTGGAGGACGCGGCGTACCGCGAGCTGCGGTACACCGGCCCCGACCTGCCGAGCGTGAAGCGGTTCGACCCCACGAACGAGTTCGTGGCCTACGCCAGCACGTTCTCGAAGCCGCTGTCGCCGGGCCTGAAGCTCGGCTACGCGCTGCTGCCGTCGGACCTGGTGGCGCCGGTCCTGCACCTGAAGGGGAACCACGACTTCGGCTCGGCCAACCTGGCGCAGCACGTCGTGGACCGACTGTTGGCGTCGGGCGCGTTCGACCGGCACGTCGAGGAGCTGCGGCGGGTGTACCGGGCGAAGCGGGACGCGATGCTGGCGGCGCTGGACGCGGAGTTCGGCGACGTGCCGGGGGCGTCGTGGACGGTGCCGGGCGGCGGCCTGTACGTGTGGCTGACGCTGCCGCCGGGCGTGGACGCGGGGCCGGCCGGGCCGTTGGTGCCGGCGGCGCTGGAGGCGGGCGTGCTGTACGTGCCGGGCGAGTTCGGCCACGTCCCGGGCGAGGGCGGGGAGCTGCCGCGGAACGAGTGCCGGCTGAGCTTCGGCGTGGCGGACGCGGCCGGCGTGCGCGAAGGCGTGCGGCGGCTGCGGGCGGCGTACCGCACGCTGGAACGCGCCGGCGCCCGCGGCCTGGCGGCGGTTTGACAGCGCCCGGGCCGTCGGGTAGCCTTCCCCCCGGCGGCCGGGGAGTCACCAGACCGTGAGGTTCGACATGGCGCGGGTCACCGGCATCGGCGGCGTGTTCTTCAAGAGCACCGGCGACCACAAGGCCCTCGCCGCGTGGTACCAGACGTACCTCGGCCTCACGCTCGAACCCTGGGGCGGCGCCGTCCTCCGCTGGCCCGACGACACCGCCGACGACAAGGGCGTCACCGTCTGGCACGTCGCCAAGCCCGACACCCAGTGGTTCGCCCCCAGCACCGCCCCGTTCATGATCAACTACCGCGTCGACGACCTCGACGGCATCCTGGCCCAGCTCCGGGCCGGCGGCGTCGACGTGCTCAAGGGGCCGGACGCCGACTTCAACGGCCGCTTCGCCTGGGTACTCGATCCCGACGGCAACAAGGTCGAACTGTGGGAGCCGAAGGCGCCGCCGGCTCCGACTTCTTCCCCGACCTGAAAAACCCTCACGCCGCAGCCGAATCCACACTTTTCCGGCCGCACCGCGGTAGCGGCCGCGGCGGCGGGCCGATACAGTCGGGGGAACACGTCGCCCTGCGGTTCGCCCCCCCCGACCCTCTCGCGGGCACCCGCCATGACCGCGGTCCGAGACGCCCTCCCCCCGGCCGCGGCGCGGCCCGGCCACGGCATCGAATTTACCATGGCCTTCCAGCCGATCGCCGACCTGGAAGCCCGCACCGTGTTCGCCTACGAGGCGCTCGTCCGCGGCCCCGGCGGCGAGGGCGCCGCGGCGGTGTTCGACCTGGTCACCGAGTCCGCCCGCTACCACTTCGACCAGCGCTGCCGCACCAAGGCGCTGGCCCTGGCCACCCGCCTGGGGCCGCCCGCCGGGCTGTGCATCAACTTCCTGCCGAACGCCCTGTACCACACCGAGACGTGCCTGCGGGCGACCCTGCAGGCGGCCCGGCACTACGCCGTACCGCCCGACCGCATCATCTTCGAGCTGACCGAGGGCGAGGAGGTGGCCGACCTGCCGGTCGTGGCCGAGGCGGTCCGCGAGTGCCAGCGGCAGGGGCTGCGGATCGCCATCGACGACTTCGGCGCCGGACACTCGGGCCTGAACCTGCTGGCCGACCTCCAGCCGGACCTGATCAAGCTGGACATGGGGCTGTGCCGCGGCATCGACGCCAGCCGGCCGCGGCGGGCCATCGTCCACGGGGTGCTCGCGGCGTGCGCCGACCTGGGCATCGGCGTCATCGCGGAGGGGGTCGAGACGGAAGGCGAGCTGACGGCGCTGCGCGACCTCGGCGTTCGATACGTGCAGGGATTCCTGCTGGCGCGGCCGGCCGTGGAGTCGCTCCCGGAGGTGCGGTGGCCGGCGCACCACTAAGGCACGACCCGTACCGGACTTCGTGCCGGGGCGGTCGGGCGCGGGGCGGCGGTACTCCGAGCACGTCTACTGGGTCGAAGTCGAGCTCACCAACCGGTGAGGGCACGGCTACAAAATCGGAATCATACTCCGTCGACATCCGCGGCTCGGGCCTGGGATGCCGATGACTCTCCCGACCCCCCCGCGGAGGGGACGCCATGCCGGGCCTGACCGTGACCCACCTCGACCACGTCTCGGTGCTCGTCACCGACGTGGCGCGGAGCCGGGCGTTCTACGCCGGCCTGCTGGGGCTGACGGAAATCCCGAAGCCGCGCACGTTCGACTTCGTGGCCCTGTGGTTCGACCTCGGCGGCGGCCACACGCTCCACCTGCTGAAGAAGGACGCCCCGGACACGGAGAGTCCGCGGCACTTCTGCCTGCGCGTGACCGACGCCGCGGCGGCGCGGGCGCACCTGGCCGGCCTCGGCGTGCCGACGCGCGAGACGACGCCGATCCCGGGGGCCGATCGGTTCTTCGTGTCGGACCCGGACGGGAACCGGATCGAGGTGTTACAGTGGCTCACGCCCTACGACCCGGCGACGGCCGGCGCCGCGCGGCTGGACGAGGGGTGATCCGGTCGTGTCCCCCAACCCGCTCCCCGTCGTCGCGCGGTACGGCGCCCGCACCGCGGGGCTGAGGTGGGAACCCGTCGGCGGCGGGTTCAGCGGCGCCGCGGTCTGGCGCGGCACCGAACCGGACGGCACACCACGGCTCGCGCTGAAGGCGTGGCCGGCCGATTTTCCGCCGTCGCGCCTCGCCGCAATTCACGCCCGTGTCGCACTCCTCACACACCTGCCATACGTCCCGCGGGTGCACGCCACGCCCGGCGGCGATACCGTCGTCGTCGTCGCCGGCCGCGCCTGGGACTTGAGCTCGTGGGCCGACGGCGAACCGGAGCGGGGCGAGCCGTCGGCGGCGCGCGTGAGCTCGGCCGCGGCGGCGCTGGCGGCGGTCCACGCGGCGTGGCGCACGTCCGCGACCGGCCCGGCGCCCGCGGTGCTCCGCCGGTTGGGCGTCATCGCCGACTGGGACGCCAACCGCCCCGTCCCCGCCGGCCCGTTCGGCGACGCGGTGCGGCGGGCGCTTCGAACGCTACCGCCGTTCCTGGCCGTGGCGCGGTCCGCGCTGCAACCGTGGGCGGCGCGGCCGGTTCCGCTCCAGCCGTGCCTCGTCGACGTGTGGCCGGAACACGTTCGCTTCTCGGGGAATGCGGTCGTCGGGCTCATCGACTTCGGCGCCGTCCAGACCGACCACGTCGCCGTCGATCTGGCCCGCTTGTTCGGCGGGTTTCCCGGGCCGTCGCGGCTCGGCGCCGGACTCGCCGCCTACCGCGCTGCCGGCGGACGGTGCGACGAGTCCGACGCCTTCGCGCAACTGCTCGCCG carries:
- a CDS encoding polysaccharide deacetylase family protein; the protein is MTRSLLALLALAAPARALEPIPDRLVVLTFDDASKSHFTVARPLLQKHRFGATFFVTQGWDAATNTRDYMSWPEMARLHTDGFEVGNHTLGHTSVTDKTLRDLPAQLRGIDALCEKHGIPKPVSFAYPGNAISRDALAVLKEHGIRFARRGGSPEHPYKDGRGFAYEPGLDHPLLVPTAGDARPHWTLDDLKAAVSQARGGKIAVLQFHGVPDTAHDWVSTKADTFEAFLKHLADERYTVIAMRDLARYVDAGVTPTDPFGVIEDRKRLLERKADGGNARPAKDDADLRYWLDNALTHHRFTPAEAGAALGLTADEVTAAAARLKLGPAPERKAGDRLLVLPYPGGRHPRIGFRDGAIRPQREAKASVFAPWPGGGYAVADVPEAVWFEPEPKRPELLYLAHTHIPTTWDRRTVTLPPLEWTRGRDGSLSLERTFPNKVTLTATVAPGADGVRMTFRVANGSAEKLTGLRVQMCVMLAGLTGFDARTNENKVLAAPFAACRDATGRRWVVTGWERCGRAWGNPPCPCVHADPVVEDCPPGEARAVRGWLSFYEGADVAAELRRLAAVAFR
- a CDS encoding SPFH domain-containing protein is translated as MRRPRLLLALALGAYLLTGLAQVRPEERAVVRRFGQVVARPHPGLWVGLPWGIDRVDRVPVRTARQVKAGATSEAPDAGQFLTGDQNLVNVSLVVDYAISETDQDLDDYVIHQDRVDAELAREAEAAAAEWAAGRGVDEALLTGSAELPAWVMARLPGRVDRLRLGVRVQRVSVAGLAPPDEVRVDFERVTQAQTGIRTKEFQARQEAEQRRRQADALKYKFEQEALVFRDGQVRQARADADDFLAQLAAYRTLKARDPDALSVIWWAEMTKALAGVRARGGRVEPLDAYLGKDGLDLTQFLTPRKR
- a CDS encoding FG-GAP repeat domain-containing protein, with translation MRHLTLAALALLAAAPAAGAQPLDRLKYNHPGLVTDLGVGLWAWPLPMDFDGDGDLDLVVNCPDKPSNGVYVFENPGGTFPVFKPGKRISKGLQNVLVSHVGGVARVLSPGVEYPDFKKTGLDKGVKLPAAANPHPNKVRGNFWRYADHDGDGALDLVIGSDDWTDYGWDNGYDATGKWTRGPLRGFVYVRRNTGTTAAPVYAEPAKLMAGDRPVETFGWPCPNLADFDGDGDLDLLCGEFLDGFTYFENVGTRREPRYAPGRRLTTHAGAPLTMDLQMITPTALDWDGDGDADLIVGDEDGRVAWIENTGRVRDGLPVFLPPRYFRQEADEVKVGALAAPAAVDWDGDGDTDLIVGNTAGYLEFLENLSGPGVERPRWAVPRRLDAAGQVVRIQAGPNGSIQGPCEAKWGYTTLTAADWDADGLPDLVVNSIWGRVVWYRNVGTRRAPKLAAAEPIEVAWRAPQPTLAWGWLRPRGDELLTQWRTTPVAVDWNRDGLVDLVMLDHEGYLAFFERARRDGRLVLLPPVRALCDAAGEPLRLTTGTAGRSGRRKLCVVDWDGDGKLDVLANGANARLYRQVRAEPGRWLFEDKGDVAERNIEGHDTHPAAVDFDGNGVPDLVIGAEDGRLYYLRNPRTPAVP
- a CDS encoding S1C family serine protease, with product MFRLFRPAAAAVALLTLSGAALARQDDAKKADDPPPRFDPKEVRVGPPPELAALREAVESAAKKGENVDDVRAKLEALEKALAGKAWVRPREGDAPVPPRAEPRADPRPDVPRVAPPVRRDGEARPVPVVPRPDFPRRGVGDPDLDAVLRGQALLLKAAQLMAEDPNNPERAEALRRQATELMRQALNDGRGGPQIPPQLFELAFPPVPGARGGNGRLGVRVERLAPGVAEDLNVPAGRGVMAAEVLPNTPAAKAGVKANDVIVEFAGQPVTDDPSAFVAQVQRAKAGAPHELAVMRDGKRVAVRGVVLPAADGGLMADRDKLFRELAPIVGPDGRPLVDAARERARDGVRSSGVTVEVRDGEATVTGEENGVRFNIVGTVGAAGLSPTKIEVTENGRTVSAETVDGLPEQYRERARQLLGRVRAGGR